AATTCTTTTGGTAAGGTAAAAAGGTTAGGCTAATCAGCCATTTGTGAGTGTTCAATATTTTTATCTTCTCTGTCGCCAGAGCAATCCAGATAAATATTTAGTACTTGTAAGTAGCTAGACACTAAGGGCTAATTAATGCTATACTAGTAATATGTTAATTGTCATCAGCCTCTTCATTAGCTCATTATTGTTAATTTTTTTAATAAAGCTTTATATGCGTAATAAACAGCTAAAAAAATTGTTTGAAGAAAGTAGCCACTTTTTTGCCACGCGCGACCAATTAACCGGCCTTTACAATCGCCTATTTTTTGATGAATATTATTTAGCCGAAGTAAATCGGGTGCTTAATTTTATAAATAATAATCCTAACGAAGAAGAAAGACAATTTTTTGCCGTTTCTTTACTAGAGATAGCTAACTTGGCGACTATAAACCGGCAATTTGGCCGGGCAACCGGCGACAAAGTTTTAAAGCAACTTGCCGATAATTTAAATAAGCTTACCTTTAGCCGCGATATTGTCAGCCGTTATGCCGGCGGCAAATTTGCTATTATTTTTATAAATACTAACCAAAGCCAAGAGGTAAAGCAAAAACTGGAGCAAATTAAAGCTAAACTGCTGGCTATTAATAATATTGATGGCCGGCCGCTAACTTTACAGCTTAAGCTAGGTAGTGCCTTTTTTGAAGAAGACTTTATTGCCGATGATAATTTTTCGCTGCTAGCGGCCTGCGAAGCCCAAATTAAATAATAAGGAAAAAATATGCGCTCTAATACCAAACAAGTTGTTAAAGCAAACGATTCCTACCAATTAGTAACCTTTCAGTTAGGGGGCGAAAATTATGGCATTAACATTATGGACGTTAAAGAAATACACTCGATACAACCTGTCCGCCCGTTGCCGCACGCCCCTAAATATGTAGAGGGTATCTTTAATTTGCGGGGTGAAGTTATTCCCATTATCAATTTGCATAACCGTTTTTCCTTAAAGAAAATAGAAATTGATGAAGAAGATGACGATATGCTATCGGGTTTTGTGGTACTTAATATTAACAAAGTTAAGGTTGGTATTATGATAGACCGTGTGCTAAGAGTGGTAACCATAGCTAAAGAGCTGGTACAGCCGCCGCCGCAGGTTATTAGTGGTATTGGCAACGAGTTTGTCTCCGGCGTAGTAAAACAAGAAGACGGCAGCTACCTTACCATTTTAAGTACCCGCCACCTCTTTGACGTGAACGAGCTGCAACGGCTCACCCGCTAGGATTACATTATGCTAGGCCCTATTTTATTAATGGCAAACCCCACTAAAGATAAAGCAGCTTCGCTTTTGCCAAACATAATCAATTTTTTAACCAAACACAACATTACTTACGAGCAACATGATGGCAGCCCGATAACCAAAAGTTATCCCTTAGCAATAACTTTAGGCGGTGATGGTACGGTCATTCGCGGCGGACGCTTACTTTATGGTTTAAATACCCCTATTTTAGCCATTAATGTTGGCACACTTGGTTTTTTATCTTATTTTAAGGCCGGCGAATGGCAGCAGGCACTGGCTATGCTGCTTAACGATGACCTTATTTATACCAACCGCACACTGCTTAACATTAAAATAAAACGTCATAACGAAATTGTTTACAGCGATATTGCCATTAACGAAGCCGTCGTAACCTGTTACGAGCACCTACGTATGGTAAATATTAACTTAACCATTAACAACGAAAACTTAGGCACCATCAAAGCCGATGGCCTGATAGCAGCCACCGCCACCGGCAGTACGGCCTACTCGCTCTCTTGCGGCGGGCCTATTATGCCGCCGGAGGCGCGCTCACTTATTTTAGTGCCAATTAGTCCCTTTTCGTTAGCTATGCGGCCTTTAGTCGTCCCGCAAAGCGATGAAATTGTTTTTAATATTAAAGATTACCAACGGGCCAAATTGGTGCTTATTTTAGATGGCCACGCCGAATTTCCTTTAAAAGAGCACGATAAAGTTATTATTACCGCCGATGAGCAAACTTTAAAGTTATACGGCCCTAACAATTTACAATTTTACCAGCTATTACGGCAAAAATTAGGCTGGAAAGGCCTGCCGGAAGGTATAGCTAACTAAGCTAAAAAGCTAAACTTTCGCCGGCTACTTCCCGTTCAAGGTTAGCCATACGCTCTTCTAAATCTTTCATATCGCTTAAAGCGGCCGTTAGAGCGGCGCATTGGTTATAAATGTCATTAAGTTCGGTGCTAAAGTTAACTTTTTGTAAATCTAATTCGCCTAAATTACTAATACCGCCAAATTTGCCGCCAACAATATTACTTTTAACGATACCCTCAAAGATTAAAGTTAAAATACGCATCGCATCGATAGCATTTTGCACAATGGTAGCCGCCAAACGATTAGCCGTAACGGCAGCATCTTGTTGTTTAGCTTCGCCCTCTTTATCGTTAATCCCTCTGTTGAGGATAAGAGCCAAATCACCTTCCATTATGCTGGCGGCAAAGTTATTTAAATCGATATGTACTTTAGCCAGCATATCTATAACCTCGAGAAGAGCGGCTTTATTATCTTTTTTAAAAAAGTTAGCATTTTCTAGCAACGGTTTAATGGCAGCAGTTTGATAATAATCGTAAATTTTCGTAAAAAAACTATTTACTAAGGCTAGCGAACATTGCTGGATAGCATGCAGAGGTTCGGGCCAGCCCTGCTGGCTGTAATAAGGCAATAACGGGAATTTTTCTTCGTTTAATAGAATAGTAATTAAAGTTACTTGTTCATTATATTTACGTTCAAAGATAAAAAATTTAACGGCTTTATCGGCCCGGTTAGTCCAAAATTTTTGATACAAATTTGCCCAGTCTTCCCCACCGGAGAGTAAATCGGGCTTATAAAAATAATCTTGCTCTAACACTTTAATAGCTTTAGTTAAAGGAAATTTATTAAATTTTTTAATAACCTCTAGCGCATAAATAGCTTTTTTTAAATCGCCCTCTAATTTAGCTACTATTAAATCGTCCGCTACGCCATTACATTTATAACTAAATAAAAAAAGCAGTTCCAGTAACCTAGCTGAAGGAGGGTTTTGAAACGAATACAAAATGGCGTTAAGTTTTTTTAAAGGTTTATCCATAATTTGATAAGAAACGCTTTTATCTTTAGAAAACAACGCTAAAGCTTTATCAAAATTAAAAGCAGTTAGCCTCTCAAGGTGAGCTAAACTGCGTGTACGGCCGCTAATAGCGGAGCGGCTTTCGGCAATTATTTCGCGTATAAGCTCGCTACAATTACTTTTAATCGTTGTTCGTAAGGTGTAACTATCGTAATCGGGCTGGCTGGCCGCTATACTGTAGGGATTAGTGGCATCTATCAGCTGCTGTTGTAAATTTGGGCTTTCATCACCGCCTAAAAAAGCATAAAACTCTTGACGGTTTTCGCTTAACGCATTATCTAATGGTTTTTTAAATATAGCAATACTATTAGCTAGCTCTTCAAAGTTATTATAAAAAGGGGCTAAATAACGTTTATTTTCAAAGTTAATAAAACCGCTAAAACTACTTTTAATTTCTTTGCTATTTTTGTTTAAAAGATGGCCTTTCAATACGTCGTCATATTTATCGCGGTTAAAAAAACTTAATAAAAAGATTTTTAAACGCTCCCACAACGATAAAGCCGCTTTTTCACTAATTAAATCACCGGTTTCATTATTTTCTTTACTTATTAGGGCGCTTTCATCATAGTTAATGCCGGCTCGCAATTTATCGAGCATCTTTAAACGTTCTTCATCAGATAAAGCGGCAGTTAATTGGTCAAAGACATTAATTTTTATTACCCTCTAAACAAAGCTATAACTTACTTGTTTATATCGGCAATATAAAACTGAAAGCTGAAAGTTGAAAACTAAAAAAATTATAACATTTATTAAAATATATGTTAACTTTAAGCTTATTAGACAACAATTTTCACCTTTCAGTTTTTATTTTTCAGTTATCTAGGCGATCTTCCACTGCGTGCAGCCGGTGGCCCGGCTTTCCAATCAGCCTTATCGGCATCGGTAATACTTAATTTAGCGCGCCCCATTTTATCTATCTCAATCAGCCTTACCCTAACCTCTTGCCCTTCTTGCAAATAATCGCGTACATTCTCTACCCGCACACTGGCAATATTACTAATATGGCAAAGCGCCTCTTTACCCGGTAAATACTCAATAAAAGCGCCAAAATCGGTAATGGTTTTTACTACACCGTTATAGATGGTGCCAATCTCGGGCTCGGCCACCATACCTAAAATAGCGGCTTTAGCCAACTCGATACCTTCGTAATTGCGGGCCGAAACGGTAATCATGCCGTTGTCGGCAATATCAATTTTAGCCCCGCTTTTTTCGGCAATGGCTTTAATATTTTTACCGCCGGGCCCAATCACCGCCCCAATTTTATCAACATCAATTTTAAAGTTATCGATACGCGGCGCCCAAATACTTACCTCAGCGGCCGGCTGGTTTAAACAAGCGTTCATAATACCCAAAATGTGGATACGTCCCTCGTGCGCCTGCGCTAGGGCCTGCTTCATAATATCTAGGGTGATACCGCTGCATTTTATATCCATCTGAAAGGCGGTAATACCTTTTAGACTGCCGGCAACTTTAAAATCCATATCCCCTAAGTGGTCTTCTTGCCCTAAAATATCTGAAAGCACAGCATAACGTTCGCCCTCTTTAATTAAACCCATAGCAATACCGGCTACGCTAGCCTTGATAGGCACACCGGCATTTAACAGCGATAAACTGGCCGAACATATCGTAGCTTGGCTTGATGACCCGTTGGACTCTAGCACCTCGCTTACCACCCGAAGCGTGTAAGGAAAATCGGTGTAGTTAGGCAAAATAGGCTCAACGGCACGCTGAGCAAGATGACCATGTCCAATCTCACGCCTACCGGTAGCTAAACGGCCGGTTTCGCCCACACTATAAGGCGGAAAGTTGTAATGCAACATAAAACGTTCACGGCGGTCGCCGTCAATATCGTCCATAATCTGCTCATCAAAGGTGGTGCCTAAAGTGGTTACCCCCAAACTTTGGGTTTCGCCGCGTGTAAAAAGAGCGCTGCCGTGAGTACGCTGCAACAAGCCAACCTCACAGTTAATGGCCCTAATATCGTTAGTTTTACGCATATCAATACGTAAATTTTTATCTAAAATAGTTTGCCTTACAATATCACGCTCTATCTCTTCAAACAATTCATTAAGCTTTTTAGTTTGTTCTTCGTCATAATCTGCCGCAAACTGGGTAACAACCTCGTTATACACCTTGTTAATCGCTTCGCGCCTAGCTTGTTTGCCTTGTACGTAAGCGGCCTCCGCCAACAAAGGAGCGGCCATTGCCTTAATAGCTGCTTCGGCATCTAACTTACTTTTAGCAGGCGGTAAAGGTAATTTTTCTTTGCCAAAATCTTCGCCAAACTTTTTAATAAAAGCAAGCAGCTCTTTAAGTTTTTCATCGGCTTTAGCAATAGCGCCCAACATTAAATCTTCGCTTACTTCGTGGGCGCCGCCCTCCACCATACAGATACCGTCCATGCTGGCAGCCACCACAATATCCAGCTCGGCCTTTTCAATTTGCTCAAAGGTAGGATTAATTACATATTCACCATTAAGATACGCCACACGTACCGCCGCCACCGTACCGTTAAAAGGAATATCACTGATAGCTACAGCGGCAAAAGCGGCCAGCATACCGATGGTATCGGGCGGGTTTACTTGGTCGGCGCTTACCGTAGTGGGCACTACCTGAATTTCGCGGCCAAACTCTTTGTAAAAAAGCGGGCGCATGGGTCTATCTATTAAGCGGCTTACCAAAATTTCTTTATCTTTTGGTCTAGCTTCACGCTTTAAAAAACCTCCCGGTATTTTACCGGCGGCATAATATTTTTCGTTATACTCCACCGAAAGCGGCACGT
This DNA window, taken from Spirochaetaceae bacterium, encodes the following:
- a CDS encoding GGDEF domain-containing protein, with product MLIVISLFISSLLLIFLIKLYMRNKQLKKLFEESSHFFATRDQLTGLYNRLFFDEYYLAEVNRVLNFINNNPNEEERQFFAVSLLEIANLATINRQFGRATGDKVLKQLADNLNKLTFSRDIVSRYAGGKFAIIFINTNQSQEVKQKLEQIKAKLLAINNIDGRPLTLQLKLGSAFFEEDFIADDNFSLLAACEAQIK
- a CDS encoding chemotaxis protein CheW — its product is MRSNTKQVVKANDSYQLVTFQLGGENYGINIMDVKEIHSIQPVRPLPHAPKYVEGIFNLRGEVIPIINLHNRFSLKKIEIDEEDDDMLSGFVVLNINKVKVGIMIDRVLRVVTIAKELVQPPPQVISGIGNEFVSGVVKQEDGSYLTILSTRHLFDVNELQRLTR
- a CDS encoding NAD(+)/NADH kinase is translated as MLGPILLMANPTKDKAASLLPNIINFLTKHNITYEQHDGSPITKSYPLAITLGGDGTVIRGGRLLYGLNTPILAINVGTLGFLSYFKAGEWQQALAMLLNDDLIYTNRTLLNIKIKRHNEIVYSDIAINEAVVTCYEHLRMVNINLTINNENLGTIKADGLIAATATGSTAYSLSCGGPIMPPEARSLILVPISPFSLAMRPLVVPQSDEIVFNIKDYQRAKLVLILDGHAEFPLKEHDKVIITADEQTLKLYGPNNLQFYQLLRQKLGWKGLPEGIAN
- a CDS encoding DUF5312 domain-containing protein, with translation MLDKLRAGINYDESALISKENNETGDLISEKAALSLWERLKIFLLSFFNRDKYDDVLKGHLLNKNSKEIKSSFSGFINFENKRYLAPFYNNFEELANSIAIFKKPLDNALSENRQEFYAFLGGDESPNLQQQLIDATNPYSIAASQPDYDSYTLRTTIKSNCSELIREIIAESRSAISGRTRSLAHLERLTAFNFDKALALFSKDKSVSYQIMDKPLKKLNAILYSFQNPPSARLLELLFLFSYKCNGVADDLIVAKLEGDLKKAIYALEVIKKFNKFPLTKAIKVLEQDYFYKPDLLSGGEDWANLYQKFWTNRADKAVKFFIFERKYNEQVTLITILLNEEKFPLLPYYSQQGWPEPLHAIQQCSLALVNSFFTKIYDYYQTAAIKPLLENANFFKKDNKAALLEVIDMLAKVHIDLNNFAASIMEGDLALILNRGINDKEGEAKQQDAAVTANRLAATIVQNAIDAMRILTLIFEGIVKSNIVGGKFGGISNLGELDLQKVNFSTELNDIYNQCAALTAALSDMKDLEERMANLEREVAGESLAF
- the pnp gene encoding polyribonucleotide nucleotidyltransferase produces the protein MNSAKIMLGEHELVLETGKMARQANGAVLAKYAGVSVFATVCCSASEGEPMDYVPLSVEYNEKYYAAGKIPGGFLKREARPKDKEILVSRLIDRPMRPLFYKEFGREIQVVPTTVSADQVNPPDTIGMLAAFAAVAISDIPFNGTVAAVRVAYLNGEYVINPTFEQIEKAELDIVVAASMDGICMVEGGAHEVSEDLMLGAIAKADEKLKELLAFIKKFGEDFGKEKLPLPPAKSKLDAEAAIKAMAAPLLAEAAYVQGKQARREAINKVYNEVVTQFAADYDEEQTKKLNELFEEIERDIVRQTILDKNLRIDMRKTNDIRAINCEVGLLQRTHGSALFTRGETQSLGVTTLGTTFDEQIMDDIDGDRRERFMLHYNFPPYSVGETGRLATGRREIGHGHLAQRAVEPILPNYTDFPYTLRVVSEVLESNGSSSQATICSASLSLLNAGVPIKASVAGIAMGLIKEGERYAVLSDILGQEDHLGDMDFKVAGSLKGITAFQMDIKCSGITLDIMKQALAQAHEGRIHILGIMNACLNQPAAEVSIWAPRIDNFKIDVDKIGAVIGPGGKNIKAIAEKSGAKIDIADNGMITVSARNYEGIELAKAAILGMVAEPEIGTIYNGVVKTITDFGAFIEYLPGKEALCHISNIASVRVENVRDYLQEGQEVRVRLIEIDKMGRAKLSITDADKADWKAGPPAARSGRSPR